From a region of the Castanea sativa cultivar Marrone di Chiusa Pesio chromosome 10, ASM4071231v1 genome:
- the LOC142613366 gene encoding large ribosomal subunit protein cL38: MSISAIFGTSVLVVPKSCAFKTGGTKVAPLGGSGSGCGGGDGGVGLVIECSSRPQKKATAHHRKTRPRKTQPWDIKRKPTVYPSLPDLPPDWTLVSSGLDDASQLEEVEVAVAVAVDSSPPPPISSQAPPTTD, translated from the coding sequence ATGTCGATTTCGGCTATATTTGGGACAAGCGTGTTGGTGGTGCCGAAGTCATGTGCGTTTAAGACTGGTGGGACCAAGGTAGCCCCATTGggtggcagtggcagtggcTGTGGCGGAGGCGATGGTGGTGTGGGGCTGGTGATAGAGTGCTCGTCGAGGCCACAGAAGAAGGCTACGGCGCACCATAGGAAGACGAGGCCACGAAAGACACAGCCATGGGACATAAAGCGTAAACCCACTGTGTATCCTTCTCTGCCTGACTTACCTCCTGACTGGACTCTCGTTTCTTCTGGCTTAGATGATGCTTCTCAACTTGAAGAAGTTGaagttgctgttgctgttgctgttgacTCTTCTCCTCCACCTCCTATCTCTTCACAAGCACCACCCACAACTGACTag